One window of Athalia rosae chromosome 4, iyAthRosa1.1, whole genome shotgun sequence genomic DNA carries:
- the LOC105692675 gene encoding S-methyl-5'-thioadenosine phosphorylase — MGKYTIKVGIIGGSGLDDPAAQILQQLVRVSQEDAKNDFGYPSSDLYHGFIGDTEVVLLSRHGVGHKIIPSNVNYRANIEALRLAGCTHILASTACGSLQESIRPGDLVLPDSFLDRTSKRANTFFDGTSKEYQGVCHVPMEPAFHPDIRKIILKAASLTDIKLQDGGTVVTIEGPRFSSKAESRAFQQWGGDLINMTLCPEVCLAKEAGILYGAIALATDYDCWRDTGDKVCVADVMAVFKKNVARVTQLLIKAVELVGSSTDQGIWDQKIDELKNLVESSNVSSNKPA; from the exons ATGGGAAAATACACGATTAAG GTAGGGATAATCGGTGGTTCAGGATTAGATGACCCGGCCGCTCAAATACTTCAACAACTTGTTAGAGTATCGCAAGAAGATGCCAAAAATGACTTCGGCTATCCATCGAGCGATCTCTACCATGGTTTTATCGGAGATACAGAGGTTGTATTACTCTCTCG ACATGGAGTGGGTCATAAAATTATCCCAAGTAACGTCAATTACCGGGCCAACATAGAGGCTCTTCGTCTGGCTGGCTGCACTCACATATTGGCTTCTACCGCATGTGGATCACTACAAGAATCTATCCGTCCTGGCGATCTTGTTTTACCGGACAGCTTTTTGGACAGAACATCCAAGAGAGCAAACACCTTCTTTGATGGCACATCAAAAGAATACCAAG gtGTATGCCATGTACCAATGGAGCCAGCATTTCATCCTGACATTCGAAAGATAATTTTAAAGGCAGCTAGCCTTACTGACATAAAGCTGCAAGATGGGGGGACAGTCGTAACCATCGAAGGACCTAGATTTTCATCAAAGGCAGAAAGTCGTGCTTTCCAACAATGGGGTGGCGATCTGATCAATATGACCTTGTGTCCTGAG GTGTGTTTGGCCAAAGAAGCAGGTATTCTGTATGGAGCTATTGCTCTGGCTACGGACTATGACTGCTGGAGGGATACAGGGGATAAAGTATGTGTGGCTGACGTTATGGCTGTATTCAAGAAGAATGTGGCCAGAGTAACTCAGCTCCTTATCAAAGCTGTCGAGCTTGTAGGTAGCTCCACTGATCAAGGAATAtgggatcaaaaaattgatgaactAAAG AATTTGGTCGAAAGCAGCAACGTTTCGTCAAACAAACCGGCGTAG